From a single Fusobacterium ulcerans ATCC 49185 genomic region:
- a CDS encoding TRAP transporter small permease: MKKIYIDDLISCTFLSFTIIIVILNVGMRYFFNSPIKSAEEIATICFIWSVFVGGASCYRKKMHMGIDILTQSLPEKFKIYVELLINIIVMLMNGTFFCLSLKFTIISRVKPTAVLGISSMYVNSSLIIGFGLIFVYSILEIFKNIKTILGKKGDENV, from the coding sequence ATGAAGAAAATTTATATAGATGATCTGATATCTTGTACATTTTTAAGTTTTACTATAATTATAGTAATTTTAAATGTTGGAATGAGATACTTTTTCAATTCTCCTATAAAGAGTGCTGAAGAAATAGCAACAATATGCTTTATATGGTCAGTATTTGTAGGAGGAGCTAGCTGCTATAGAAAAAAAATGCATATGGGAATTGATATCTTAACTCAATCATTACCTGAAAAGTTTAAAATTTATGTTGAATTACTAATCAATATAATAGTAATGTTAATGAATGGAACTTTTTTCTGTTTAAGTTTAAAATTTACAATAATTTCTAGGGTAAAGCCTACTGCTGTATTAGGAATTTCATCTATGTATGTTAATTCTTCATTAATCATAGGCTTTGGATTAATCTTTGTATATTCCATTCTGGAAATTTTTAAAAATATAAAAACCATATTAGGAAAAAAAGGAGATGAAAATGTATAG
- a CDS encoding C4-dicarboxylate TRAP transporter substrate-binding protein, giving the protein MKGKKNYFRLAFFLMLGILFLIAGCGKKEEKKVRVIKVSHVFQTNEPTHIYISQAADKINERLKGQIELQVYPNGELPSYKDAIEQVLRGSDFISVVDPSYIGDYVPDFTALVGPMLYTTYEDYTNVTGSDFVKQLEKQAEEKGIKVLSLDFIFGFRHIVTDKVITNPEDLKGLKLRVPASKLWIDTFNALGANPVAMPWSETVSALQQKVIDGTETTFSFMSNSKLYDLRKNVALSGHFLGTGGVYISTKVWDSFTDEQRKVIQEEITQAAIDNNKKMYELDEDFKKDIVKNGMILNEVNLEEFQKRAKKVFDEFPGFSPDIYEKIQNEIKK; this is encoded by the coding sequence ATGAAAGGAAAGAAGAATTATTTTAGACTAGCATTTTTTTTAATGTTGGGGATTTTATTTTTAATTGCAGGTTGTGGTAAGAAAGAAGAAAAGAAAGTTAGGGTTATCAAAGTAAGTCATGTTTTTCAAACTAATGAACCTACACATATTTATATTTCACAGGCCGCAGATAAAATTAATGAAAGACTAAAAGGACAAATAGAATTACAAGTTTATCCAAATGGAGAATTACCTTCATACAAAGATGCCATTGAGCAGGTTTTAAGAGGAAGTGACTTTATTTCTGTAGTTGATCCTAGCTATATTGGTGATTATGTTCCTGATTTTACAGCATTAGTAGGACCAATGTTATATACAACATATGAAGATTATACAAATGTTACAGGCAGTGATTTTGTAAAACAATTGGAGAAACAAGCTGAAGAAAAAGGAATAAAAGTACTATCTTTAGATTTTATTTTTGGATTCAGACACATAGTTACTGATAAAGTTATAACTAATCCCGAAGATTTAAAAGGGCTTAAACTTAGAGTTCCAGCAAGTAAATTGTGGATAGATACATTTAATGCTCTAGGAGCTAATCCAGTGGCAATGCCATGGAGTGAAACTGTAAGTGCATTACAGCAAAAAGTTATTGATGGAACTGAAACTACTTTTTCTTTTATGTCAAATAGTAAACTTTATGATTTGAGAAAAAATGTTGCTTTAAGTGGACACTTTTTAGGAACTGGAGGAGTATATATTTCAACTAAAGTTTGGGATTCATTTACTGATGAACAAAGAAAAGTTATTCAAGAAGAAATTACACAAGCTGCTATAGATAACAATAAAAAAATGTATGAACTAGATGAAGACTTCAAAAAAGATATAGTTAAAAATGGTATGATTTTAAATGAAGTTAATTTAGAAGAATTCCAAAAAAGAGCAAAAAAAGTATTTGATGAGTTCCCAGGATTCTCACCAGATATATATGAAAAAATTCAAAATGAGATAAAAAAATAG
- a CDS encoding GntP family permease, with protein sequence MGSTFVIVTIALSIILLIILTVKVKLHPFFALSISAFFFGIISGHSIPAIIGAYSGGLGETIAGIGVVIAIGTVMGALLEHSGAAETMAETILKITGKKNADIGLAVTGYFVSIPVFCDSAFVLLSPLAKRMSKDTGTSMTTMAVALAMGLHATHMLVPPTPGPLAVAGILGSNLGLVILLGMLVSIPVTLVAILAGRFFGKKYHFLPEIEEASKIIEENGGRKLPTPLMSFLPILLPIFLMLLRTVATLESSPLGKGMVYNIIDSLGQTIVALFIGLIIAFFTYKSVHPEDKEVWTFEGIFGEALKTAGQIVLIVGAGGAFATILKLSNLQEIVVSLFSGISIGIIVPYIIGAIFRTAIGSGTVGMITAASMLLPLVDVLGFNSPIGLVIAMLACAAGGFMVFHGNDDFFWVVTSTSGMKPEIAYKVFPIISVFQSVTALICVIILKMIFL encoded by the coding sequence ATGGGTTCAACATTTGTTATTGTAACAATAGCATTATCAATAATATTATTGATAATACTAACAGTTAAGGTGAAATTACATCCATTTTTCGCTTTAAGCATCAGTGCTTTCTTTTTTGGAATTATTTCAGGACATTCAATTCCAGCTATCATTGGAGCTTATTCTGGAGGATTAGGGGAAACTATTGCTGGAATTGGAGTAGTTATTGCAATAGGAACTGTTATGGGAGCTCTGCTAGAACATAGTGGAGCAGCAGAAACAATGGCTGAAACAATTTTAAAAATCACTGGAAAGAAAAATGCAGATATTGGATTAGCTGTTACTGGTTATTTTGTATCTATTCCTGTATTCTGTGATTCAGCATTTGTTCTATTATCACCACTTGCTAAAAGAATGAGTAAAGACACAGGAACAAGTATGACAACAATGGCAGTAGCTCTGGCAATGGGATTACATGCTACACATATGCTGGTTCCTCCTACACCTGGCCCATTAGCAGTTGCAGGAATCTTAGGATCTAATTTAGGATTAGTTATTTTACTTGGAATGTTAGTTTCTATTCCTGTTACACTTGTTGCTATCTTAGCAGGTAGATTCTTTGGAAAAAAATATCATTTCTTACCTGAAATAGAAGAAGCAAGTAAAATAATAGAAGAGAATGGGGGAAGAAAACTTCCTACTCCTCTTATGAGTTTCTTACCTATTTTATTACCAATATTTTTAATGTTGTTGAGAACTGTTGCAACTTTAGAATCTTCTCCTTTAGGCAAAGGAATGGTGTATAATATTATTGATTCTTTAGGTCAGACAATAGTTGCTCTTTTTATAGGATTGATAATTGCGTTCTTCACATACAAGTCTGTTCATCCTGAAGATAAAGAAGTTTGGACATTTGAGGGAATATTTGGAGAAGCATTAAAAACTGCTGGACAAATTGTTTTAATCGTCGGAGCAGGTGGGGCTTTTGCTACTATTCTAAAACTGTCTAATCTTCAAGAGATAGTAGTAAGTCTATTCTCTGGAATATCAATAGGAATAATAGTTCCATATATAATTGGTGCTATCTTTAGAACTGCAATTGGTTCAGGTACTGTAGGAATGATTACAGCAGCTTCAATGTTATTACCATTGGTAGATGTTCTTGGATTTAATTCTCCAATAGGTCTGGTTATAGCAATGTTGGCATGTGCAGCTGGAGGATTCATGGTATTCCACGGAAATGACGATTTCTTCTGGGTAGTTACTTCTACATCAGGAATGAAACCTGAAATTGCTTATAAAGTATTTCCAATAATAAGTGTTTTTCAATCTGTTACAGCACTAATTTGTGTTATAATATTAAAAATGATTTTCTTGTAA
- the guaA gene encoding glutamine-hydrolyzing GMP synthase: MKENSIVILDFGSQYNQLIARRVREMGVYAEVVPYFEPLEKILARKPKGIILSGGPSSVYAEGAPTIDKELFYKGIPVLGICYGMQLTTHLMGGEVARADKQEFGKAELLIDSADSPLFQGIPNNSKVWMSHNDHVTKMAPGFVQIGHTDSCVAAVHLPEVNSYCIQFHAEVTHSEYGTQILKNFVFNVAKCEQNWSMGNYIEETVKSIKETVGDKKVLLGLSGGVDSSVAATLIHKAIGDQLTCIFVDTGLLRKDEAKKVMEIYGENFHMNIKCVDAEDRFLSKLAGVSDPETKRKIIGKEFIEVFDEEAKKLEDVEFLAQGTIYPDVIESMSVKGPSMTIKSHHNVGGLPEDMKFKLLEPLRELFKDEVRKVGRELGIPDHMVDRHPFPGPGLGIRILGEVDKEKADILREADDIFIEELRAADLYTKVSQAFVVLLPVKSVGVMGDERTYEYTAVLRSANTIDFMTATWSHLPFEFLERVSNRILNEVKGINRLTYDISSKPPATIEWE; this comes from the coding sequence ATGAAAGAAAATAGTATTGTAATACTGGACTTTGGTTCTCAATACAATCAACTGATTGCCAGAAGAGTCAGAGAAATGGGTGTTTATGCTGAAGTTGTTCCATATTTTGAACCTTTAGAAAAAATACTTGCTAGAAAGCCTAAAGGAATAATCCTTTCAGGAGGACCTTCCTCTGTGTATGCAGAAGGAGCTCCTACTATAGACAAAGAATTATTCTACAAAGGTATCCCTGTATTAGGTATCTGTTATGGTATGCAGCTTACTACTCACTTAATGGGTGGAGAAGTTGCTAGAGCTGATAAACAGGAATTTGGTAAAGCTGAACTTTTAATTGATTCTGCTGACAGTCCACTTTTCCAAGGTATTCCTAACAATTCTAAAGTATGGATGAGCCACAATGACCATGTTACTAAAATGGCCCCTGGATTTGTTCAAATTGGTCATACTGATTCATGTGTAGCTGCTGTGCATCTGCCTGAAGTTAATAGTTACTGTATTCAATTCCATGCTGAAGTTACTCACTCAGAATATGGAACTCAAATCCTTAAAAACTTTGTTTTCAATGTTGCTAAATGTGAGCAAAATTGGTCAATGGGTAACTACATTGAAGAAACTGTAAAAAGCATCAAAGAAACTGTTGGAGATAAAAAAGTTCTTCTTGGACTTTCAGGAGGAGTTGACTCATCAGTTGCTGCTACTCTTATCCACAAAGCTATTGGAGATCAACTTACTTGTATCTTCGTTGATACTGGATTATTAAGAAAAGATGAAGCTAAAAAAGTAATGGAAATATATGGAGAAAACTTCCATATGAATATTAAATGTGTTGATGCAGAAGATAGATTCCTTTCTAAATTAGCTGGTGTATCTGATCCAGAAACTAAGAGAAAAATAATTGGAAAAGAATTCATTGAAGTATTTGACGAAGAAGCTAAAAAACTTGAAGATGTAGAATTCCTTGCTCAAGGAACTATATATCCAGATGTTATTGAGTCTATGTCAGTAAAAGGACCTTCAATGACTATTAAATCTCACCACAATGTTGGAGGCCTTCCAGAAGATATGAAATTTAAACTTCTTGAGCCTTTAAGAGAACTTTTCAAAGATGAAGTAAGAAAAGTAGGAAGAGAGCTTGGAATTCCTGATCACATGGTTGACAGACATCCATTCCCAGGTCCAGGACTTGGAATCAGAATCCTTGGTGAAGTAGATAAAGAGAAAGCTGATATTTTAAGAGAAGCTGATGATATATTTATCGAAGAATTAAGAGCTGCTGACCTTTATACTAAAGTAAGTCAAGCATTTGTTGTTCTTCTTCCAGTTAAATCTGTTGGAGTTATGGGAGATGAAAGAACTTATGAATATACTGCTGTATTGAGATCTGCTAATACTATTGACTTCATGACTGCTACTTGGTCACACCTTCCATTTGAGTTCTTAGAAAGAGTTTCTAATAGGATCTTAAATGAAGTTAAAGGAATCAATAGATTGACTTATGATATTTCATCAAAACCACCTGCAACTATCGAGTGGGAGTAG
- a CDS encoding LacI family DNA-binding transcriptional regulator, which produces MKKINSKIIAQLAGVSRSTVSRVINNYPDISPETKEKVLKVIEENGYYPNLSAQKLAGKKSGIIGLLVYTGKSSTNEKNYKKISESLYYSELISKIIDAAENLGYLVLVSYINKKGTTWEKIFANGIIDGALVISGGKKFKEIENLINSKNKIVLLDYEKNIANSTVSVINPNHFEGGYKATQYLIENGHENILHLTGEIRRKTSIKRARGYLKCLKDNNIEKQKIISGKFTQESSYKIIDEYIKKNKAFDYTAIFAGNDYIALGAMRALAKHGIDVPKKVSIIGYDNMELCEYTTPKITSINHLDDFIAEKALVKLMNILKGEQGVIENTEIRVIERGSVLNIKAK; this is translated from the coding sequence GTGAAAAAAATTAATAGTAAAATTATAGCCCAACTTGCAGGAGTTTCTAGAAGTACAGTATCAAGAGTTATAAATAATTATCCAGATATTTCACCTGAAACAAAAGAAAAAGTTCTAAAGGTTATAGAGGAAAATGGATATTATCCAAATTTATCTGCACAAAAATTAGCTGGTAAAAAATCTGGAATTATTGGATTGCTTGTTTATACTGGAAAATCTAGTACAAATGAAAAAAATTACAAAAAAATATCTGAATCTCTATACTATTCTGAACTAATATCAAAGATTATTGATGCAGCAGAAAATCTAGGTTATCTAGTATTAGTTTCGTATATCAATAAAAAAGGAACTACTTGGGAAAAAATATTTGCCAATGGAATTATAGATGGAGCTCTTGTTATCTCTGGGGGAAAGAAATTCAAGGAAATAGAAAATCTAATAAATTCCAAAAATAAAATAGTCCTTTTAGACTATGAAAAGAATATAGCTAATTCTACAGTTTCTGTAATTAATCCAAACCATTTTGAAGGAGGATATAAAGCTACTCAATATCTTATTGAAAATGGTCATGAAAATATTTTACATCTCACAGGAGAAATAAGAAGGAAAACCTCAATTAAAAGAGCTAGAGGTTATTTAAAGTGCTTAAAAGACAATAATATAGAAAAACAAAAGATTATATCTGGAAAATTTACCCAAGAAAGCTCATATAAAATAATTGATGAATACATTAAGAAAAATAAAGCTTTTGATTATACTGCTATCTTTGCAGGAAATGATTATATCGCTTTAGGAGCTATGAGAGCTTTAGCAAAACATGGAATAGATGTTCCTAAAAAAGTTTCAATAATCGGTTATGACAACATGGAACTTTGTGAATATACTACTCCAAAAATAACCAGTATAAATCATTTAGATGATTTTATTGCAGAAAAAGCATTAGTAAAATTAATGAATATTTTAAAAGGGGAGCAAGGAGTTATTGAAAATACCGAAATTAGAGTTATAGAACGAGGGAGTGTTTTAAATATAAAGGCTAAATAG
- a CDS encoding Cof-type HAD-IIB family hydrolase, with the protein MKIKAVALDLDGTLLTTDKKISDINRDVLKELEQQGVKIFIVTGRTYNAAKPYAEYLGLGGVVISYNGAKVVEYKSDRVVFELPLQEEYVKEVIRIARRMGVPLNLYQDNKWYVEDSSRKEVLEYAKERDLIPIEKDFYSFDNYEMTKTVFMGAPDILDEVNREVEKILGNKVYKAKSMDTLYEVLNREVNKGLVLERTLRTYGITPEECAAFGDAVNDIEMLTSVKYGVAMGNAPHEVKSRVNYITDTNDNNGVAKFLKKFFF; encoded by the coding sequence ATGAAGATAAAAGCAGTTGCTCTGGACTTAGACGGAACACTCTTAACAACTGACAAAAAAATTTCAGATATTAATAGGGATGTTCTTAAAGAATTGGAACAGCAAGGTGTAAAAATATTTATAGTTACAGGAAGAACTTACAATGCTGCTAAGCCTTATGCAGAATATCTGGGTCTTGGTGGTGTTGTGATATCATATAATGGAGCTAAGGTCGTTGAATATAAAAGTGATAGAGTTGTATTTGAACTGCCTTTGCAGGAAGAATATGTAAAAGAGGTTATAAGAATCGCTAGAAGAATGGGAGTTCCTCTTAACCTTTATCAGGACAATAAATGGTATGTAGAGGATTCAAGCAGAAAAGAAGTTCTTGAATATGCTAAAGAAAGAGATCTTATCCCTATTGAAAAAGATTTCTACAGCTTTGATAACTATGAAATGACTAAAACTGTGTTCATGGGTGCACCTGATATTCTTGATGAAGTAAATAGAGAAGTAGAAAAAATATTAGGTAATAAAGTGTACAAAGCTAAATCTATGGATACCCTATATGAAGTATTAAACAGAGAGGTAAATAAAGGTCTTGTACTGGAAAGAACTCTCAGAACTTATGGTATTACTCCTGAAGAATGTGCAGCTTTTGGTGATGCTGTAAACGACATAGAAATGCTTACTTCTGTAAAATATGGAGTAGCTATGGGAAATGCTCCTCATGAAGTAAAATCAAGGGTTAATTATATCACTGATACTAATGATAATAATGGTGTAGCCAAATTTTTAAAGAAATTTTTCTTTTGA
- a CDS encoding TRAP transporter large permease — translation MYSFLPILILFIFFFLNIPICFALMGATLFFFGFLDTSMDLDLIMQHFIRSAESFPLLAIPFFIMAGSIMNYSGISKRLMGMAEVLTGHLTGGLAQVNILLSVLMGGISGSANADAAMQCKVLVPEMVNRGYSKGFSAAITAASSIVSPIIPPGIVLIIYALLSNVSVTKMFIAGYVPGALIAISLMITVAIISKKRKYVPVREKRASLQEVFKQFKESIWALILPFVIILGMRIGIFTPTEAGAIAVVITTLIGIFIYKELKLTKFPEILKETVYGTSTVMFIIIAANVFGAYLSWERIPFKLTNILLEFSTSPWSLLLLINLILLFVGMFIDGGAAMIILAPLLIPAALKLGIDPLHLGIVMVVNIMIGGVTPPFGSMMFLTCSLLNIKLEEFMKEITPFIIALLLVLFILTYIPDIVLFLPNLLS, via the coding sequence ATGTATAGTTTCTTACCTATTTTAATATTATTTATTTTCTTCTTTTTAAATATTCCAATATGTTTCGCTTTAATGGGAGCTACATTATTCTTCTTTGGATTTTTAGATACAAGTATGGATCTGGATTTAATAATGCAGCATTTTATAAGAAGTGCTGAATCATTTCCACTGTTAGCAATACCATTTTTTATAATGGCAGGGTCAATTATGAACTATTCTGGTATAAGTAAAAGACTAATGGGAATGGCAGAAGTTTTGACTGGACATTTAACTGGAGGACTTGCTCAAGTTAACATATTATTAAGTGTTCTAATGGGTGGAATTTCAGGTTCTGCTAATGCTGATGCTGCTATGCAGTGTAAAGTTTTAGTTCCTGAAATGGTAAACAGAGGATATTCAAAAGGGTTTTCAGCTGCAATAACAGCAGCCTCTTCTATAGTAAGTCCAATTATTCCTCCAGGAATTGTATTAATAATATACGCTTTGCTTTCTAATGTTTCTGTTACAAAAATGTTTATAGCAGGATATGTTCCAGGGGCATTAATAGCAATTTCTCTTATGATAACTGTTGCTATTATATCTAAAAAGAGAAAATATGTTCCTGTAAGAGAAAAAAGAGCATCTCTGCAAGAAGTTTTCAAACAATTTAAAGAATCTATATGGGCATTAATTCTGCCTTTTGTAATAATATTAGGTATGAGAATTGGAATCTTCACTCCTACTGAAGCTGGAGCAATAGCTGTGGTAATTACAACATTAATTGGTATCTTCATATACAAAGAATTAAAATTGACAAAGTTTCCTGAAATTCTAAAAGAAACTGTTTATGGAACAAGTACAGTAATGTTTATTATTATTGCAGCAAATGTATTTGGAGCTTATTTAAGCTGGGAGAGAATACCCTTTAAATTAACTAATATCCTATTGGAATTCAGTACAAGTCCATGGTCTTTATTATTATTAATTAATTTAATACTTCTTTTTGTAGGTATGTTTATAGATGGTGGAGCAGCAATGATAATCTTAGCTCCTTTGTTGATTCCTGCTGCTTTAAAATTAGGAATTGATCCACTGCATCTTGGAATAGTAATGGTAGTTAATATCATGATTGGTGGAGTAACTCCTCCATTTGGCTCAATGATGTTTCTAACATGTTCATTATTAAATATAAAATTAGAAGAATTTATGAAAGAAATAACACCTTTTATTATAGCTCTGTTACTGGTATTATTTATATTGACTTATATTCCTGATATAGTACTGTTTTTACCAAATTTATTGAGTTAA
- a CDS encoding alanine racemase, translated as MKKENLKTPVILLNLDALENNIKTYQKMCNDNGKELWPMIKTHKSMELLKLQIEAGATGALCGTLDEAEACCRIGLKKIMYAYPAASKESIKRIIELTKKSDFIVRLDNLEAAKMINDMAIAAGVVVGYTIIVDSGLHRFGLPVDKIVEFADKLKDMKGLKLRGLSTHPGHVYSATCENEVPKYIADECQTIAAAKKYMNDAGYELEYITSGSTPTFSEAVKDKNINVFHPGNYVFLDTIQLSIKKAEIKDCALTVYTTIISHPKEDLFICDAGAKCLGLDQGAHGNSSIVGFGTVIGHPEAIVASLSEEVGKLHIHGETNLKVGDKIEIIPNHSCSTANLCSYYTVMKDGNAVKSIPVDVRGNSFKQI; from the coding sequence ATGAAAAAAGAAAATCTTAAAACTCCAGTGATTCTACTAAATTTAGATGCATTAGAAAACAATATTAAAACATATCAAAAGATGTGCAATGACAATGGAAAAGAATTATGGCCTATGATAAAGACTCACAAAAGTATGGAGCTTTTAAAACTTCAGATAGAGGCTGGGGCAACTGGGGCTTTGTGTGGAACATTAGATGAAGCTGAAGCTTGCTGTAGAATAGGTTTGAAAAAGATAATGTATGCATATCCAGCAGCCAGCAAAGAAAGTATTAAAAGGATAATAGAACTTACTAAAAAAAGTGATTTCATAGTGAGACTGGACAATTTAGAAGCTGCTAAAATGATAAATGATATGGCTATTGCAGCTGGTGTAGTTGTAGGTTATACAATTATAGTTGATAGTGGTCTGCATCGTTTTGGATTACCTGTAGATAAGATTGTTGAATTTGCAGATAAATTAAAAGATATGAAAGGTTTAAAACTTAGAGGCTTATCTACTCATCCTGGTCATGTATATTCTGCAACTTGTGAAAATGAAGTTCCTAAATATATTGCTGATGAATGTCAGACTATAGCTGCTGCTAAAAAATATATGAATGATGCAGGCTATGAGCTTGAATATATAACAAGTGGTTCAACTCCGACATTCAGTGAAGCTGTAAAAGATAAAAATATAAATGTATTTCATCCAGGAAATTATGTATTTTTAGATACTATTCAGTTATCTATAAAAAAAGCTGAAATAAAAGATTGTGCTTTAACTGTATATACTACAATAATTTCTCATCCTAAAGAAGATTTATTTATATGTGATGCTGGTGCTAAATGTTTAGGTCTAGATCAAGGAGCTCATGGAAATAGTTCTATAGTAGGTTTTGGAACTGTAATTGGGCATCCTGAGGCAATAGTTGCCTCTCTGTCAGAAGAAGTTGGAAAACTTCATATCCATGGAGAAACTAATTTAAAAGTGGGAGACAAAATAGAAATTATTCCAAACCACTCTTGCTCTACAGCTAATTTATGCAGCTATTATACAGTTATGAAAGATGGTAATGCAGTAAAAAGCATCCCTGTAGATGTTAGAGGAAATAGTTTTAAACAAATTTAA
- the dsdA gene encoding D-serine ammonia-lyase, whose translation MNTEELIKNDIVIKKLADREEIGWINKKEIPYNEYEKNLPLSDDDLRDAEERLERFAPFIKKSFPETEDTNGIIESPLEPIFSMQKDLEKKYNTSIPGKLYLKMDSHLPVAGSIKARGGVYEVLKYAEELAIEAGMLSINDDYSILADEKFKKFFSGYKIQVGSTGNLGLSIGITSAALGFEVIVHMSADAKQWKKDMLRSKGVKVVEYTDDYGKAVEEGRKNSDADPKSYFVDDEKSLNLFLGYTVAASRLKKQLDEKNIMIDSEHPLLVHIPCGVGGAPGGVAYGLKRIFKENAYIFFVEPTLAPCMVLGMESGLHEQISVRDIGINGITHADGLAVARPSGLVGRMMDSILSGEFTVEDYKLYDYLRCLNESENIRIEPSSCAAFEGPVSLLKYEETKNYIEQKIGKNIENAYHICWATGGRMVPKEDMEKFLETHLK comes from the coding sequence ATGAACACAGAAGAATTAATAAAAAATGATATTGTTATTAAAAAATTAGCAGATAGAGAAGAGATAGGATGGATTAATAAAAAAGAAATTCCATACAATGAATATGAAAAAAATCTTCCTCTTTCTGATGATGATTTAAGAGATGCTGAAGAGCGTTTAGAGAGATTTGCTCCATTTATAAAAAAATCTTTTCCTGAAACAGAAGATACAAATGGAATAATAGAATCTCCACTAGAACCAATATTCTCAATGCAGAAAGATTTAGAAAAAAAATATAATACTTCAATTCCTGGAAAACTATATTTAAAAATGGACAGTCATCTTCCTGTAGCTGGTTCAATAAAAGCTAGAGGTGGAGTTTATGAAGTTTTAAAGTATGCTGAGGAATTAGCCATTGAAGCTGGAATGCTTTCTATTAATGATGATTATTCAATTTTAGCAGATGAAAAGTTTAAAAAATTCTTCTCAGGATATAAAATTCAAGTAGGATCAACTGGTAATCTAGGTTTAAGCATTGGAATAACAAGTGCAGCTTTAGGATTTGAAGTTATTGTTCATATGTCAGCTGATGCAAAACAATGGAAAAAAGATATGCTGAGATCAAAAGGTGTAAAAGTTGTTGAATATACAGATGACTATGGAAAAGCTGTTGAAGAAGGAAGAAAAAATTCAGATGCAGATCCTAAAAGCTATTTTGTAGATGATGAAAAATCATTAAATCTATTCTTAGGATATACTGTTGCAGCTTCAAGATTAAAAAAACAATTAGATGAAAAAAATATAATGATTGATAGTGAGCATCCTCTATTAGTGCATATTCCATGTGGTGTAGGAGGAGCTCCTGGAGGAGTTGCTTATGGTTTAAAAAGAATCTTTAAAGAAAATGCATATATTTTCTTTGTTGAGCCAACTTTAGCTCCTTGCATGGTTTTAGGAATGGAAAGTGGACTTCATGAGCAAATCAGTGTTCGTGACATTGGGATAAATGGAATAACACATGCTGATGGACTTGCAGTTGCAAGACCTTCTGGACTTGTAGGAAGAATGATGGATTCTATTCTAAGTGGAGAATTTACTGTAGAAGACTACAAGCTTTATGACTATTTAAGATGCCTGAATGAATCAGAAAATATAAGAATAGAACCATCATCATGTGCTGCTTTTGAAGGCCCAGTGTCTTTATTAAAGTATGAAGAAACAAAAAACTATATTGAACAGAAAATTGGAAAAAATATAGAAAATGCTTATCATATCTGCTGGGCAACTGGTGGAAGAATGGTCCCAAAAGAAGATATGGAAAAATTTTTAGAAACTCATTTAAAATAA
- a CDS encoding cupin domain-containing protein yields MDKEINVGAIIKRIRIEKGLLLKDVAEKCEISSSMLSQIEKGNANPSLNTIKSIAQALEIPLFKFFIEPEKEDISINILKKEDRKIINTKKVRYELLSPEGPTNIECMKMIFTEKNAETSIEPMAHKGEEIALLLSGKVKITIGNQSCEMEPGDSVYIPALKPHKWTNLYDGESVVLFSVTPPEF; encoded by the coding sequence ATGGATAAAGAAATAAATGTAGGAGCCATAATTAAAAGAATTAGAATAGAAAAAGGATTGCTGTTAAAAGATGTTGCTGAGAAATGTGAAATTTCTTCCTCTATGCTTAGCCAGATCGAAAAAGGAAATGCTAATCCTTCTTTAAATACAATAAAATCAATTGCACAAGCTTTGGAAATTCCCTTATTTAAATTTTTTATAGAACCTGAAAAAGAGGATATAAGCATTAATATTTTAAAAAAAGAGGACAGAAAAATAATAAATACTAAAAAGGTAAGATATGAGCTTTTGTCTCCTGAAGGGCCTACTAATATTGAATGTATGAAAATGATTTTTACTGAAAAGAATGCTGAAACTTCAATAGAGCCAATGGCACATAAAGGAGAAGAGATAGCACTCCTTCTAAGTGGTAAAGTAAAAATTACTATTGGAAATCAGTCTTGTGAAATGGAACCAGGGGATTCAGTTTATATTCCAGCATTAAAACCTCATAAGTGGACTAACTTATATGATGGAGAAAGTGTTGTGCTTTTTTCTGTAACACCTCCTGAGTTTTAG